From the genome of Triticum aestivum cultivar Chinese Spring chromosome 3B, IWGSC CS RefSeq v2.1, whole genome shotgun sequence, one region includes:
- the LOC123071051 gene encoding subtilisin-like protease SBT3.8 — MCFHTNMDFHSSPRRFSAYLLLCLCLMISISRGYGSQKLYIVYLGEKKHEDPSLVTASHHDMLSAILGSKEDALASITYSYKHGFSGFAAMLTDDQAQDLAELPEVISVTPNQHHDLMTTRSWDFLGMNLDHQPPSKLLQRSKYGEDVIIGIFDTGIWPESRSFSDEGYGPVPSRWKGVCQLGQAWNSTNCNRKIIGARYYPAGLDKADQANNYMSARDINGHGTHTASTAAGAVVEGVSLHGLAAGVARGGAPRARLAVYKVAFEGPKKVQLASAALLAALDDAIHDGVDILSLSVQYNDNSFGALHAVQKGITVVYGAGNSGPRPQVISNTAPWVITVATSKIDRSFPTAITLGNNQTIVGQSLYYMLKNESKSGFQPLVQGGSCSIEALNGMEINGKVVLCIKETFGPPADIIPDAITNVKSGGAFGLIFAIYTFDKLLSTEDCVGIACVIVDIDIGFQVATYIGSQGSPIAKIEPASTITGNRVPAPRVAFFSSRGPSVKYPTVLKPDIAAPGVNILAATGDGYVFDSGASMSTPHVAGIVALLKAVHPDWSHAALKSAIVTTASTKDEHGMPMLAEALPRKVADPFDYGGGNINPNAAADPGLVYDIDPRDYSKFFACTIQKYDICNISTSPAYHLNLPSIAIPELRGPIKVQRAVTNVGEVDSVYRADIQSPPGVRIKVDPPTLVFNATKKVHAFKVSMTPLWKVQGDYTFGSLTWRNEHHSVRIPLAVRITIQDFYADVA; from the exons ATGTGCTTCCACACCAACATGGATTTCCACTCTTCCCCTCGGCGTTTTTCAGCTTACCTCCTACTCTGCTTATGCCTTATGATAAGCATAAGCAGAGGGTATGGGTCTCAAAAG CTGTACATCGTTTACCTGGGAGAGAAGAAACATGAGGACCCTTCTCTGGTAACAGCTTCGCACCATGACATGCTCAGCGCCATTCTTGGAAG CAAGGAAGATGCGTTGGCCTCCATCACTTATAGCTACAAGCATGGCTTCTCAGGCTTCGCGGCGATGCTAACAGATGACCAAGCACAAGATCTTGCAG AGCTACCTGAAGTTATCAGCGTTACTCCAAATCAGCACCATGACTTGATGACCACAAGAAGCTGGGATTTCCTTGGCATGAACCTGGACCATCAGCCACCTAGTAAACTTCTGCAGAGGAGCAAATATGGAGAAGATGTAATTATCGGGATATTTGACACTG GGATCTGGCCTGAATCAAGAAGCTTCAGCGACGAAGGATACGGACCAGTACCGTCACGATGGAAGGGTGTGTGTCAGCTGGGGCAGGCCTGGAACAGCACCAACTGCAACAGGAAAATCATAGGCGCACGGTACTATCCTGCGGGTCTGGACAAAGCCGACCAAGCGAACAATTACATGTCTGCACGGGACATAAACGGGCATGGGACGCACACCGCATCCACAGCAGCCGGTGCAGTAGTAGAGGGGGTCAGCCTCCATGGCCTGGCAGCAGGGGTGGCACGGGGTGGTGCGCCCCGAGCGCGCCTTGCAGTGTACAAGGTCGCATTTGAGGGCCCGAAGAAGGTGCAGCTTGCTAGTGCTGCACTGCTAGCAGCTCTGGATGATGCAATTCATGATGGAGTTGACATCCTATCCCTATCAGTCCAATATAATGATAATTCATTTGGTGCACTCCATGCAGTCCAGAAGGGTATTACCGTTGTTTATGGCGCGGGAAATAGCGGGCCTAGACCACAAGTCATTTCTAACACAGCTCCTTGGGTCATTACAGTCGCAACGAGCAAGATCGACCGGTCTTTTCCAACTGCCATTACCCTTGGAAACAATCAAACCATTGTG GGTCAATCACTCTATTACATGCTGAAAAATGAATCCAAGAGTGGGTTCCAACCACTTGTACAAGGTGGAAG CTGCTCAATCGAGGCACTAAATGGCATGGAAATCAACGGAAAAGTTGTTCTATGCATTAAAGAAACTTTTGGCCCACCAGCAGACATTATCCCAGATGCCATAACAAATGTTAAAAGTGGTGGGGCATTTGGTCTTATTTTCGCAATATATACCTTCGATAAGCTTTTGAGCACCGAAGATTGTGTGGGCATTGCATGTGTCATTGTCGACATTGATATTGGGTTTCAAGTTGCAACATACATTGGAAGCCAAGG TTCGCCCATTGCAAAGATTGAGCCAGCAAGTACTATAACAGGAAACCGAGTTCCTGCTCCAAGAGTCGCATTTTTTTCTTCAAGAGGCCCGTCCGTCAAGTACCCTACAGTTCTTAAG CCTGACATAGCCGCACCAGGAGTGAACATCTTAGCAGCTACAGGAGATGGATATGTGTTCGACTCAGGGGCATCAATGTCAACCCCACATGTAGCAGGCATCGTAGCATTGCTAAAGGCTGTACACCCTGATTGGTCTCACGCTGCCCTAAAATCAGCAATTGTTACCACTG CATCAACCAAGGACGAGCATGGCATGCCGATGCTAGCAGAAGCACTACCCCGGAAGGTCGCCGACCCATTCGACTATGGAGGGGGAAACATAAATCCTAATGCAGCTGCCGATCCCGGCCTTGTTTACGACATCGATCCGAGGGACTACAGCAAGTTCTTCGCTTGCACGATTCAGAAATACGATATCTGCAACATCTCGACATCGCCGGCATATCACCTAAACCTACCTTCCATAGCCATTCCTGAGCTAAGGGGTCCAATTAAGGTGCAGCGAGCAGTCACGAACGTTGGCGAGGTCGACTCGGTTTACCGAGCCGATATACAGTCCCCCCCAGGAGTGAGGATCAAAGTCGACCCACCAACCCTAGTCTTCAACGCGACAAAGAAAGTGCACGCTTTCAAGGTCAGCATGACGCCTCTGTGGAAGGTGCAAGGGGACTACACGTTCGGCAGCCTGACTTGGCGCAATGAGCACCACTCGGTGAGGATCCCACTAGCAGTCCGGATCACAATCCAAGATTTCTACGCCGATGTTGCATAG